In one Crocinitomicaceae bacterium genomic region, the following are encoded:
- a CDS encoding CotH kinase family protein: MKRIYLLILFFTTCQAFGQVMINEYSCSNANGPTDVFGMREDWVELYNSGGSAYDLSGYFLSDNDGNLQKWEIPAGASVPANGYIKIFFSGRGILSGGELHPGFTLTQTKHEQIILTAPSGNVIDSLTMLYMTQKDHSYGRTTSGASTWSLFTTPTPGAANAAASLYYTPTPVMSVQAGFYSSSQSVTITTTDASATIYYTTDGTTPTTSSTVYSGPVNITSTTVLRTRCFSSTPNTPASFTETNTYFINSPHTVPVISVCGDEITDFLNDVAPGAFSNNFDGAFEFFDQTGAFIDEGDGYYNKHGNDSWAYDQRGFDFVMRDEYGRNYAVQHEVFSEKSRDEYQKLILKAAANDNYPASGGAHIRDAYVHTISAIGDLRLDERTSAFAVIYVDGEYWGLYDVREKVDDHDFTSYYYNQGKYEIEFIKTWGGTWAEYGDPSMTEWNDLYTYITTNDMAIQANYEYVKTKYNVGSLIDYVVLNSFVVTSDWLNWNTAWWKGNNPDGDKKTWRYALWDNDATFGHYINYTGVPSTAPDADPCNVETLSGGSDPEGHITILNALMANAEFQQEYITRYADLSNGVFSCPQMHAILDSMVAVMTPEMAGQTTKWGGTVAGWQANVQTLKDYIDARCAAISSGMVDCYNLTGPFDLVVNVDPVNSGEVKVNSEWVPYYPWTGLYYGNINTLFKANAFTGYEFDYWESTNHTFANPDSLNDTLDLTMADSVIAHFKVIEVAPPPPPPGVPNPSTYTGFHLPNAFSPNNDNNNDLLMFYAGWDVISFELAIYDRWGNQVFKTKELYDYWDGYYQGKLVNSGIYTYTVTYILEEQGEITKTGNITVIR, from the coding sequence ATGAAAAGAATTTACTTGCTCATTTTGTTTTTTACAACCTGTCAGGCATTTGGTCAGGTTATGATTAACGAGTACTCATGCTCAAACGCCAACGGACCAACGGATGTTTTTGGCATGCGTGAAGATTGGGTTGAATTATATAATTCAGGAGGCTCTGCATATGATTTAAGTGGATATTTTTTATCTGATAATGACGGTAACCTTCAAAAATGGGAGATTCCTGCCGGCGCAAGTGTTCCTGCAAATGGATACATTAAAATATTTTTTTCAGGCCGCGGTATACTAAGCGGAGGTGAGCTTCACCCGGGCTTTACGCTAACCCAAACCAAACATGAACAAATCATTCTCACCGCACCTTCAGGCAATGTAATTGATAGTTTAACCATGTTGTATATGACCCAAAAAGATCATTCGTATGGCCGTACAACAAGTGGGGCATCTACGTGGAGTTTGTTTACAACGCCTACGCCGGGTGCAGCAAACGCAGCGGCATCTTTGTATTATACGCCTACCCCCGTAATGAGCGTTCAGGCCGGTTTCTATTCTTCATCACAATCTGTCACAATAACAACCACTGATGCATCAGCCACTATTTATTATACTACTGACGGAACAACTCCAACCACAAGCTCTACGGTATATTCTGGTCCGGTAAATATTACTTCAACTACTGTACTGCGCACAAGATGTTTTTCATCAACACCAAACACACCCGCAAGTTTTACTGAAACAAATACCTATTTTATTAATAGCCCACATACCGTGCCGGTAATTTCAGTGTGTGGTGATGAAATAACCGATTTTTTAAATGATGTTGCTCCGGGTGCCTTCAGCAATAATTTTGATGGGGCGTTTGAGTTTTTTGATCAAACAGGAGCATTTATTGATGAAGGTGATGGCTACTATAATAAACATGGAAATGACTCATGGGCCTATGATCAACGTGGATTTGACTTTGTAATGCGTGATGAATATGGTCGGAACTACGCTGTACAACATGAGGTGTTCTCTGAAAAATCACGTGATGAATATCAAAAACTAATTCTTAAAGCAGCCGCAAACGACAACTACCCCGCATCTGGGGGGGCGCACATTCGTGATGCTTATGTACATACCATTTCTGCAATTGGTGATTTAAGATTAGACGAAAGAACATCGGCTTTTGCTGTTATTTATGTAGATGGTGAATATTGGGGATTATATGATGTGCGAGAAAAAGTTGACGACCATGATTTCACAAGCTATTATTACAATCAGGGAAAATATGAAATTGAGTTCATAAAAACATGGGGCGGTACCTGGGCAGAATATGGTGATCCATCCATGACAGAGTGGAATGATTTATATACCTACATAACCACTAACGACATGGCAATACAAGCTAACTATGAGTATGTAAAAACAAAATATAATGTAGGTAGTTTGATTGATTACGTTGTACTCAATTCATTTGTGGTTACATCTGACTGGTTAAACTGGAATACCGCATGGTGGAAAGGCAACAATCCAGACGGTGATAAAAAAACTTGGCGCTATGCGTTGTGGGATAACGATGCAACTTTTGGACATTATATTAACTACACAGGCGTGCCAAGCACAGCGCCTGACGCTGACCCGTGTAACGTTGAAACGCTGTCTGGCGGCTCTGACCCAGAGGGGCACATCACTATTTTAAATGCCCTTATGGCTAATGCAGAGTTTCAGCAAGAGTACATTACGCGATATGCAGATTTGTCTAACGGCGTTTTCTCATGCCCTCAAATGCACGCAATATTAGATAGTATGGTTGCCGTAATGACGCCTGAAATGGCAGGACAAACAACTAAGTGGGGAGGAACAGTTGCTGGTTGGCAAGCTAATGTTCAAACATTGAAAGATTACATTGATGCACGTTGTGCCGCTATAAGTTCCGGCATGGTTGATTGCTACAATCTTACCGGTCCGTTTGATTTGGTAGTGAATGTTGACCCAGTAAACAGCGGTGAAGTAAAAGTTAATTCAGAGTGGGTGCCTTATTACCCATGGACTGGCCTTTATTATGGAAACATCAACACCTTGTTCAAAGCAAACGCATTCACGGGTTATGAATTTGATTACTGGGAATCTACAAATCACACCTTTGCAAATCCTGATAGTTTAAATGATACGCTTGATTTAACCATGGCTGATTCAGTGATTGCACATTTTAAAGTAATTGAAGTTGCCCCACCGCCACCGCCGCCCGGCGTACCAAATCCTAGCACCTATACAGGATTTCATTTACCAAATGCGTTCTCCCCAAACAACGACAACAACAATGATTTGCTGATGTTTTATGCAGGATGGGACGTAATCTCTTTTGAACTTGCCATTTATGATCGTTGGGGTAATCAGGTGTTTAAAACAAAAGAACTTTATGATTATTGGGACGGCTATTATCAAGGCAAGCTGGTCAACTCCGGAATTTACACCTACACCGTGACCTATATTTTAGAGGAGCAAGGCGAGATAACAAAAACGGGAAATATTACCGTTATCAGATAG
- a CDS encoding PorP/SprF family type IX secretion system membrane protein yields MAIGLASHAQDIHFTQAQQVPMLINPAATGMFNGWERFTINHKSQWVNTGTKFFTTSIAADMNFFKPKRGNKAHMGFGIQLYNDVGGDSKFGTKQALFNLSAIVPLGEMHQLSAGLQFGLGQRTGDLTGLIFPNQFDGDVLDPTLNSNEYNNLVSFMYPDVSAGLFYRFGNHKVGFTRDDATDFRFGVAYFHVNTPELTYRIGYKEQLYSKFVIHASFLKDFPGTSVGIETFFNEFIQGPHNETLFGLLLRYRLMSGGKTTGLSKDAYLITGFAWRYKDAICPTLYLQWSGFKFGISYDVTVAEFGRTSRAGGLEFSLEYANLDFALFKRRGL; encoded by the coding sequence ATGGCTATAGGCCTGGCGAGCCACGCTCAGGACATTCATTTTACTCAGGCTCAACAGGTGCCCATGCTAATTAATCCTGCTGCAACGGGCATGTTTAATGGCTGGGAGAGATTTACTATAAACCATAAAAGCCAATGGGTTAATACAGGAACAAAATTCTTTACCACCTCCATAGCGGCCGACATGAATTTTTTTAAACCCAAAAGAGGCAATAAAGCACACATGGGGTTTGGTATTCAGTTGTATAATGATGTGGGAGGTGACAGCAAATTTGGAACAAAACAAGCGCTATTTAATTTGAGCGCTATTGTGCCTTTAGGTGAAATGCATCAACTTTCAGCCGGTTTGCAATTTGGTCTTGGTCAGCGCACCGGCGATTTAACAGGCTTGATTTTTCCAAATCAGTTTGATGGTGATGTCCTTGATCCAACGCTAAACTCCAATGAATACAATAATCTGGTAAGCTTTATGTATCCAGATGTTTCAGCCGGTTTATTTTACCGGTTCGGAAATCATAAAGTTGGTTTTACGCGAGATGATGCAACAGATTTCAGATTTGGTGTCGCGTATTTTCATGTTAATACACCTGAGCTAACTTATCGAATTGGGTATAAAGAACAGCTGTATTCAAAATTTGTTATTCATGCTTCTTTTTTGAAAGATTTTCCAGGGACATCAGTTGGGATAGAAACATTTTTTAATGAATTTATCCAAGGTCCACATAATGAAACGCTCTTTGGTTTGTTGTTGCGGTATCGGTTAATGAGCGGTGGTAAAACCACGGGTTTATCGAAAGATGCGTATTTAATTACCGGCTTTGCCTGGAGGTACAAAGATGCTATTTGCCCAACTCTTTATCTGCAGTGGAGTGGGTTTAAATTCGGCATTTCATACGATGTAACCGTTGCTGAATTTGGAAGAACCTCTCGCGCCGGAGGACTTGAGTTTTCGCTTGAATATGCCAATCTGGACTTTGCCCTGTTTAAAAGAAGAGGCTTATAA
- a CDS encoding SpoIIE family protein phosphatase encodes MFARVYIVIVLALSTFMLNHEAYAQSSKVDSLEKQLMVTTGSEAQADLLQQIYDEVEVFNYERANKIAHKYYLLATETLPNSKHELEAILRMGNSFMYLEKNDSALYYYKELINKSSELKDTVFLSKAYNNLGVLNANTGDLSAGIYYFKKSSELDALIGDNEGSITGYSNIGAIFAAQDKIDSALLYLNRALDAALVLQNPEIIIACYIDLSVIHNGLGKLDETQRYAGLALEVAKQQNDLSSIAQSERMFAITYQKEKKFKIAVEHDLLSLNAANDGGALEHALLAIGGLAFSYEQMGMYKEAIAYHKMYRTYSDSLKEINNEAEFIRASQEYNAEQAIKENEILYQKSKIKDLEIEKSEEELANSRIVIISSIVGLFLLVVLALTLYNRNIIKQRANQKLHDANAIIQAKNNDIIASIDYASKIQEALLPNSDEPNLFQDSFFLLKPKDIVSGDFVWHTQVDDYKVFAAVDCTGHGVPGAFMSMIGNAFLQQIIVEMGLREPGKILDQLREKIITALNQKKGMSHRRDGMDMALCVLDTKNNKLHFAGANNPLFMIQQNVLVEIQGDKQPVGFFEGLERPFTSHSIDVLEGDCVYVFSDGYVDQFGGPKGKKFKYKQLKELLMNIHHKKMQEQKNILNQTFIDWKGDLEQLDDVCIVGVRI; translated from the coding sequence ATGTTTGCCAGAGTTTACATTGTAATTGTTTTAGCGCTCAGCACCTTTATGCTGAACCATGAGGCTTATGCGCAATCTTCAAAGGTTGATAGCCTTGAAAAACAGTTAATGGTGACAACCGGATCAGAGGCGCAGGCTGATCTTTTGCAACAAATTTATGATGAGGTTGAGGTGTTCAATTATGAAAGGGCGAATAAAATTGCGCACAAATATTATCTATTAGCTACTGAAACATTGCCAAATTCTAAACATGAATTAGAGGCTATTTTGAGAATGGGCAATTCATTTATGTATCTTGAGAAAAATGACTCTGCACTATACTATTACAAAGAGTTAATTAACAAGTCAAGCGAACTGAAGGACACCGTTTTCTTGTCTAAGGCCTACAATAATTTAGGAGTACTAAACGCAAACACCGGAGACCTTAGTGCGGGTATTTATTATTTTAAAAAGAGTTCTGAACTTGATGCATTAATTGGAGACAATGAAGGAAGCATTACGGGTTATTCTAACATTGGTGCAATTTTCGCTGCGCAAGACAAAATTGACTCGGCATTGCTTTATTTAAATAGGGCATTGGATGCTGCCTTGGTTTTGCAAAACCCTGAAATAATTATTGCTTGTTATATTGACCTCTCGGTAATACATAACGGTTTAGGAAAGCTGGATGAAACCCAGCGTTATGCAGGCCTTGCATTGGAGGTTGCTAAACAACAAAATGACCTATCTTCTATTGCACAATCAGAAAGAATGTTTGCAATAACCTATCAAAAAGAAAAAAAGTTCAAAATTGCTGTTGAGCATGATTTGCTCAGTTTGAATGCAGCCAATGATGGGGGTGCATTGGAACATGCTTTATTGGCAATTGGTGGCTTGGCTTTTTCATACGAACAAATGGGTATGTATAAAGAAGCAATAGCTTATCACAAAATGTACAGAACCTACAGTGATTCGTTGAAAGAAATAAATAACGAGGCTGAATTCATTCGAGCATCCCAAGAATATAATGCTGAGCAGGCCATTAAAGAAAATGAAATATTATACCAAAAAAGTAAAATTAAAGACCTTGAAATTGAAAAGAGTGAAGAAGAACTAGCCAATTCACGCATTGTGATTATATCTTCAATTGTTGGTTTGTTTTTATTAGTCGTACTGGCATTAACGCTTTACAACAGGAATATAATTAAGCAACGCGCAAACCAAAAACTGCATGACGCCAACGCAATCATTCAAGCAAAAAACAATGACATTATCGCGTCCATTGATTATGCAAGTAAAATACAAGAGGCCCTATTACCAAACAGCGATGAGCCAAATTTATTTCAAGATTCCTTTTTTCTACTAAAACCAAAAGACATCGTGAGTGGTGATTTTGTTTGGCATACGCAGGTAGATGATTACAAAGTTTTTGCCGCAGTTGATTGTACCGGACACGGTGTACCGGGCGCGTTTATGAGTATGATTGGAAACGCATTTTTGCAACAGATTATTGTTGAGATGGGCTTGCGTGAACCCGGTAAAATATTAGATCAATTAAGAGAAAAAATTATCACCGCGCTAAATCAGAAAAAAGGAATGTCACATCGTCGTGACGGAATGGACATGGCACTTTGCGTATTAGACACTAAGAATAATAAGTTACATTTTGCCGGCGCCAACAATCCGCTTTTTATGATTCAACAAAACGTATTGGTGGAAATTCAGGGAGACAAGCAACCTGTTGGCTTTTTTGAGGGACTTGAACGGCCCTTTACTTCTCACTCAATAGATGTTTTGGAGGGCGATTGTGTCTACGTTTTTTCTGACGGATATGTAGACCAGTTTGGGGGTCCAAAAGGAAAAAAATTCAAGTACAAACAACTCAAAGAACTGCTCATGAATATTCATCATAAAAAAATGCAAGAACAAAAGAACATCCTGAATCAAACTTTCATTGATTGGAAAGGAGACCTAGAACAGTTGGATGATGTTTGTATTGTTGGAGTAAGAATATAA
- a CDS encoding gliding motility-associated C-terminal domain-containing protein: MRLNDLFTGLTLISAPLFAQPANNSCSNADRLCPNVIVNGNTQGATTDAATDYNFCFTPSATIWYKFTTDADGGTVTIDFSNLVFNPDASMGQQIEAHIIEATTPCSIPTYTPLSACGNGAGDFSVTSAIALAANTTYYVQVNGANTGAGVTQSAECTFDITISGDGVEQTAPTASISAANTVLCFGDTEIVTATVSAALDTVAFNWYFNNALLVSSSTQNTYDAGTLLGDGYLKLIFETDAICTISDTTDSIYFEVTQISANAGPDKFISEGGQTTLDGSGDGTPVWAPGSSLNSTSVFTPVASPTTNTTYFLSVTSGTCTATDSVNVFVGEIINVFTAFTPNGDDVNDKWIIQNSGQFDNIEIWVYDRSGQEVFHTTNYSTQDKWWDGTLKNNGDPLPASTYFYVIDLKEGDYPLFKGSVTIIR; this comes from the coding sequence ATGCGATTAAACGATTTATTTACAGGATTGACTTTGATTTCTGCGCCCTTGTTTGCCCAGCCCGCTAACAACTCATGTAGTAATGCTGACCGGCTTTGTCCAAACGTGATTGTAAATGGCAATACGCAAGGCGCAACAACTGATGCCGCAACTGATTATAATTTTTGTTTTACACCCTCAGCAACCATTTGGTATAAATTTACCACAGATGCTGATGGCGGCACGGTTACAATAGATTTTTCAAATCTTGTTTTTAATCCGGATGCCAGCATGGGTCAACAAATAGAGGCGCATATCATTGAGGCCACCACGCCGTGTTCTATACCTACTTATACGCCTCTTTCTGCTTGCGGTAACGGAGCAGGGGATTTCAGTGTGACATCCGCCATAGCATTGGCCGCAAACACTACTTATTATGTTCAGGTAAATGGTGCAAATACGGGAGCTGGCGTTACTCAATCAGCGGAGTGTACTTTTGATATTACTATAAGCGGTGATGGGGTTGAACAAACTGCTCCAACAGCTTCAATCAGCGCAGCCAACACCGTGCTTTGTTTTGGTGACACGGAGATAGTAACCGCAACTGTCTCCGCAGCCTTGGATACCGTTGCATTTAATTGGTACTTTAACAATGCCTTGCTAGTGTCATCGTCAACTCAAAACACCTATGATGCCGGAACATTACTGGGGGATGGTTATTTAAAACTCATTTTTGAAACCGATGCAATTTGTACAATAAGTGATACCACTGACAGCATTTATTTTGAAGTTACTCAAATCAGCGCAAACGCCGGGCCCGACAAGTTTATTTCTGAAGGCGGGCAAACTACACTTGATGGTTCTGGTGATGGCACACCGGTATGGGCCCCGGGCTCAAGCTTAAATAGTACATCTGTGTTTACCCCGGTTGCTAGTCCAACAACAAATACTACTTATTTTCTATCAGTAACCAGCGGAACTTGCACTGCCACTGACAGCGTGAATGTTTTTGTTGGTGAAATTATCAATGTTTTTACTGCCTTCACGCCTAATGGTGATGATGTAAATGACAAATGGATAATTCAAAACAGCGGACAATTTGATAATATTGAAATATGGGTGTATGATCGATCTGGACAAGAGGTTTTTCATACTACCAACTATTCAACCCAAGACAAATGGTGGGATGGAACACTGAAGAATAATGGAGACCCACTGCCTGCATCAACCTATTTTTATGTCATTGATTTGAAAGAAGGAGACTATCCACTTTTTAAAGGCTCAGTTACAATTATCAGATAA
- a CDS encoding type IX secretion system membrane protein PorP/SprF gives MKKIISIAVLSFSLAGFGQQTEHYTQYEYNQFAFNPAVAGTKSCIDIRSGYRFQWVGIDGAPETGFINAHAPLHFSKKNRMSFGPKHGIGGQIKRDKFGPFSFLMAEVTYALHIPINRNWTLSFGTSLGVKQATFNVSSLTTEVYDPAIPNSSPSYVVFPDGKAGLWLADKKTYIGLSIHNLYGRTMKNVGTDNDFQRHFYFTAGRSFRLKSNWTFIPSVFFLKTKNTPLDFHLSAVVDMENKLAFGIGLRRTDAITAQVRVKLFNFISVGYSFDFVISKLAKDMWYTHEITGGFNSCSNYGNSSTTDCPAFE, from the coding sequence ATGAAAAAAATAATTTCAATAGCGGTTCTCTCCTTTTCACTTGCTGGTTTTGGGCAGCAAACAGAACACTATACCCAGTATGAGTATAATCAGTTTGCTTTTAACCCGGCAGTTGCGGGCACCAAATCATGTATTGATATAAGAAGTGGCTACAGATTCCAATGGGTGGGAATTGACGGAGCGCCAGAAACTGGATTTATAAATGCGCACGCCCCATTGCATTTCAGTAAAAAAAACAGAATGTCATTTGGCCCAAAACACGGAATAGGAGGGCAAATTAAACGGGATAAATTTGGTCCGTTCTCTTTTTTGATGGCTGAAGTTACCTACGCTTTGCATATCCCAATCAACAGAAACTGGACCTTGTCATTTGGAACATCATTGGGGGTTAAACAAGCAACGTTTAATGTGTCATCTTTGACCACTGAGGTATATGATCCTGCTATTCCTAATTCAAGTCCGTCTTACGTTGTTTTTCCCGACGGTAAAGCGGGCTTATGGTTGGCTGACAAAAAAACTTACATTGGGTTATCCATTCATAATTTATATGGAAGAACAATGAAAAATGTGGGCACAGACAATGATTTCCAAAGACACTTTTACTTCACTGCCGGTCGCAGTTTTCGTTTGAAAAGCAATTGGACTTTCATTCCCTCAGTATTCTTCTTAAAAACAAAAAACACCCCACTTGATTTTCATTTGAGCGCTGTAGTAGATATGGAAAATAAATTAGCTTTTGGTATTGGATTGCGGCGTACCGATGCCATAACGGCTCAGGTCAGAGTTAAGTTATTCAACTTTATTTCTGTTGGTTATTCTTTTGACTTTGTTATTTCCAAATTAGCTAAAGACATGTGGTATACGCATGAAATAACCGGAGGATTTAATTCATGTTCTAATTACGGCAATTCCAGCACAACTGATTGTCCGGCGTTTGAATAA